A part of Indicator indicator isolate 239-I01 chromosome 15, UM_Iind_1.1, whole genome shotgun sequence genomic DNA contains:
- the USP4 gene encoding ubiquitin carboxyl-terminal hydrolase 4 isoform X3 yields MFGAGDPSLFPGPIDNSGLFGDPETQSLKEHLIDELDYVLVPTEAWDKLVMWYGCIDGQQPIVRKVVEYGLFVKHYKVEVYLLELKLCESSDPDNLISCHFSKADTVATIEKEMRKLFNIPAEKETRLWNRYMSNTYEQLSKLDSTVQDAGLYQGQVVLIEVKNEDGTWPGQHFLAKGSGFVCNSYNSRDSPSLSQPGLCGLSNLGNTCFMNSALQCLSNTPPLTDYFLEDKYEAEINQNNPLGMRGEIAEAYAELIKQMWSGRQSYVAPRMFKTQVGRFAPQFSGYQQQDSQELLAFLLDGLHEDLNRVKKKPYLELKDANGRPDSEVAKEAWENHRLRNDSIIVDIFHGLFKSTLVCPKCSKVSVTFDPFCYLTLPLPLRRDRLMEVTLIYADPQRRPVQYRVVVPMMGAVSDLCESLSKLSGVPAENMVVTDVYNHRFHKIFQMDEGLNHIMPKDDIFVYEVCKTREDGSEDVTLCVYFREKTVRQSSNTAGTVLFGQPLLVSVPKHKLTVEHLYSVVLEQISRYVKLPLVEESSTPCQDKGTCNGSNGMVEGDIEEMDHQDGGQEVREKLAEVDPCHSEGCMQIESVRDLQPCKKQHFTFSLVNSSGTSEISSIVEGKILKLNAFSALAVDWDSDTRRLLFDVQEAQAFEKHGSMLQPQKKKAVVALRDCIELFTTMETLGEHDPWYCPNCKKHQQATKKFDLWSLPRILVVHLKRFSYSRYWRDKLDTVVEFPIRGLNMSEFVCDPRAGSYVYDLIAVSNHYGAMGVGHYTAYAKNKVNDKWYHFDDSSVSVASEDQIVVDQNRRKHMRLCSSGEPLCRLGYEKKVSCPMLCHGQVVSITLLLLCSEKVSNRKTNMKRRDNHPFQNWNLLDTLSVSSELLTW; encoded by the exons GTAGTGGAATATGGTCTGTTTGTGAAGCACTATAAAGTTGAAGTTTATCTTCTTGAGCTGAAGCTGTGTGAGAGCAGTGATCCTGACAATTTAATTAGCTGCCACTTCAGCAAAGCAGATACTGTTG CTACCATTgagaaagaaatgaggaaaCTATTTAATATCCCAGCTGAGAAGGAAActaggttatggaacaggtatATGAGTAACACTTACGAGCAGCTCAGCAAGCTGGATAGCACAGTGCAAGATGCAGGGCTATATCAGGGTCAG GTTGTTCTCATAGAAGTGAAAAATGAAGATGGCACGTGGCCTGGACAGCATTTTCTGGCAAA AGGATCGGGGTTTGTCTGTAACTCTTACAACAGCAGGGACAGTCCTTCCTTGTCACAGCCTGGTCTCTGTGGACTCAGTAATCTTGGAAATACCTGCTTCATGAATTCTGCATTACAG TGTCTGAGCAATACCCCTCCGCTGACAGACTATTTCCTGGAAGATAAATATGAAGCTGAAATAAATCAGAACAATCCACTGGGGATGAGAGGAGAAATTGCAGAAGCCTATGCAGAGCTCATTAAACAGATGTGGTCTGGGAGACAGTCTTATGTGGCCCCACGTATGTTTAAA ACTCAAGTTGGCCGATTTGCTCCTCAGTTTTCAGGATACCAGCAGCAGGATTCGCAGGAGCTCTTGGCTTTTCTTCTAGATGGCTTGCATGAGGATTTGAACAGAGTGAAAAAGAAGCCCTACTTGGAGCTGAAGGATGCCAATGGCAGGCCTGATTCG gAGGTGGCAAAAGAGGCCTGGGAGAATCATAGGCTGAGAAATGATTCTATCATTGTGGATATTTTTCATGGTCTTTTCAAATCTACACTTGTTTGTCCTAAATGCTCCAAAGTATCTGTGACCTTTGATCCCTTCTGTTACTTAACCCTTCCACTGCCCTTGAGGAGGGATCGTCTTATGGAAGTTACTCTGATATATGCAGACCCACAGCGCAGACCTGTCCAG TACCGAGTTGTGGTGCCGATGATGGGGGCCGTCTCAGATCTCTGTGAATCACTCTCCAAGCTCTCTGGTGTTCCTGCAGAGAAC ATGGTGGTGACAGACGTGTATAATCATCGGTTCCACAAAATTTTCCAAATGGATGAAGGTTTAAATCATATCATGCCAAAAGACGACATCTTTGT GTATGAAGTTTGCAAGACAAGAGAGGATGGCTCGGAGGATGTGACTCTCTGTGTTTACTTCCGGGAAAAGACAGTGAGGCAATCCAGCAACACTGCAGGCACTGTCCTCTTCGGTCAGCCACTCTTAGTATCTGTGCCCAAACACAAACTCACTGTGGAGCACTTGTACAGTGTGGTTTTGGAGCAGATCAG CCGCTACGTGAAACTCCCTTTGGTAGAAGAATCCTCTACACCCTGCCAAGACAAAGGAACCTGCAATGGCTCCAATGGTATGGTTGAAG GTGACATTGAAGAGATGGACCATCAGGATGGTGGACAGGAAGTCAGGGAAAAGCTGGCAGAAGTTGATCCCTGCCACTCTGAGGGTTGTATGCAGATCGAGTCAGTAAGAGACTTGCAGCCTTGCAAGAAGCAGCATTTTACCTTTAGCCTTGTGAATTCCTCTGGGACTTCTGAGATAAGCTCCATTGTAGAAGGAAAAATCCTAAAACTGAATG ctttctctgctcttgctgTTGACTGGGATTCCGATACGCGGAGGCTACTTTTCGATGTACAGGAGGCACAG GCATTTGAAAAACATGGAAGTATGTTGCAACCCCAGAAGAAGAAGGCTGTGGTAGCCCTGAGAGACTGCATAGAGCTCTTCACAACTATGGAAACACTTGGAGAACATGACCCGTG GTACTGCCCTAACTGTAAGAAACATCAACAGGCCACAAAGAAGTTTGACTTGTGGTCTTTGCCCCGGATTTTGGTTGTGCATTTAAAGCGTTTCTCATACAGCAGATACTGGAGGGATAAGCTTGACACTGTTGTGGAATTCCCTATCAG GGGTTTAAATATGTCTGAGTTTGTctgtgacccaagggcaggctCATATGTGTATGACCTCATCGCGGTTTCCAATCACTATGGAGCCATGGGAGTAGGCCACT ACACTGCCTATGCAAAGAACAAAGTCAATGACAAGTGGTACCACTTTGATGACAGCAGTGTGTCGGTGGCTTCAGAAGACCAAATAGTG GTTGACCAGAACAGAAGAAAGCACATGAGACTTTGCAGCAGTGGAGAGCCTTTGTGCAGgcttggatatgagaagaaggTGAGTTGTCCCATGCTTTGTCATGGGCAAGTGGTGAGTATCACCCTCTTGCTTTTATGTTCTGAGAAAGTTTccaacaggaaaacaaatatgAAGAGGAGGGACAATCACCCCTTTCAGAACTGGAATCTCTTAGATACTTTGTCTGTCAGTTCTGAATTGCTAACATGGTGA
- the USP4 gene encoding ubiquitin carboxyl-terminal hydrolase 4 isoform X4 — protein sequence MFGAGDPSLFPGPIDNSGLFGDPETQSLKEHLIDELDYVLVPTEAWDKLVMWYGCIDGQQPIVRKVVEYGLFVKHYKVEVYLLELKLCESSDPDNLISCHFSKADTVATIEKEMRKLFNIPAEKETRLWNRYMSNTYEQLSKLDSTVQDAGLYQGQVVLIEVKNEDGTWPGQHFLAKSSTATSRNFTTSSKSSASSYSSVSATSVITNGDSSNSYGLNSSHLGRGGSGFVCNSYNSRDSPSLSQPGLCGLSNLGNTCFMNSALQCLSNTPPLTDYFLEDKYEAEINQNNPLGMRGEIAEAYAELIKQMWSGRQSYVAPRMFKTQVGRFAPQFSGYQQQDSQELLAFLLDGLHEDLNRVKKKPYLELKDANGRPDSEVAKEAWENHRLRNDSIIVDIFHGLFKSTLVCPKCSKVSVTFDPFCYLTLPLPLRRDRLMEVTLIYADPQRRPVQYRVVVPMMGAVSDLCESLSKLSGVPAENMVVTDVYNHRFHKIFQMDEGLNHIMPKDDIFVYEVCKTREDGSEDVTLCVYFREKTVRQSSNTAGTVLFGQPLLVSVPKHKLTVEHLYSVVLEQISRYVKLPLVEESSTPCQDKGTCNGSNGMVEAFSALAVDWDSDTRRLLFDVQEAQAFEKHGSMLQPQKKKAVVALRDCIELFTTMETLGEHDPWYCPNCKKHQQATKKFDLWSLPRILVVHLKRFSYSRYWRDKLDTVVEFPIRGLNMSEFVCDPRAGSYVYDLIAVSNHYGAMGVGHYTAYAKNKVNDKWYHFDDSSVSVASEDQIVVDQNRRKHMRLCSSGEPLCRLGYEKKVSCPMLCHGQVVSITLLLLCSEKVSNRKTNMKRRDNHPFQNWNLLDTLSVSSELLTW from the exons GTAGTGGAATATGGTCTGTTTGTGAAGCACTATAAAGTTGAAGTTTATCTTCTTGAGCTGAAGCTGTGTGAGAGCAGTGATCCTGACAATTTAATTAGCTGCCACTTCAGCAAAGCAGATACTGTTG CTACCATTgagaaagaaatgaggaaaCTATTTAATATCCCAGCTGAGAAGGAAActaggttatggaacaggtatATGAGTAACACTTACGAGCAGCTCAGCAAGCTGGATAGCACAGTGCAAGATGCAGGGCTATATCAGGGTCAG GTTGTTCTCATAGAAGTGAAAAATGAAGATGGCACGTGGCCTGGACAGCATTTTCTGGCAAA aTCAAGTACTGCAACTAGCAGAAACTTTACTACCTCTTCAAAATCATCAGCAAGTTCTTATTCTTCAGTGTCTGCCACTTCTGTCATTACTAACGGTGATAGCAGTAACTCCTATGGACTGAACAGCTCCCACCTGGGCAGGGG AGGATCGGGGTTTGTCTGTAACTCTTACAACAGCAGGGACAGTCCTTCCTTGTCACAGCCTGGTCTCTGTGGACTCAGTAATCTTGGAAATACCTGCTTCATGAATTCTGCATTACAG TGTCTGAGCAATACCCCTCCGCTGACAGACTATTTCCTGGAAGATAAATATGAAGCTGAAATAAATCAGAACAATCCACTGGGGATGAGAGGAGAAATTGCAGAAGCCTATGCAGAGCTCATTAAACAGATGTGGTCTGGGAGACAGTCTTATGTGGCCCCACGTATGTTTAAA ACTCAAGTTGGCCGATTTGCTCCTCAGTTTTCAGGATACCAGCAGCAGGATTCGCAGGAGCTCTTGGCTTTTCTTCTAGATGGCTTGCATGAGGATTTGAACAGAGTGAAAAAGAAGCCCTACTTGGAGCTGAAGGATGCCAATGGCAGGCCTGATTCG gAGGTGGCAAAAGAGGCCTGGGAGAATCATAGGCTGAGAAATGATTCTATCATTGTGGATATTTTTCATGGTCTTTTCAAATCTACACTTGTTTGTCCTAAATGCTCCAAAGTATCTGTGACCTTTGATCCCTTCTGTTACTTAACCCTTCCACTGCCCTTGAGGAGGGATCGTCTTATGGAAGTTACTCTGATATATGCAGACCCACAGCGCAGACCTGTCCAG TACCGAGTTGTGGTGCCGATGATGGGGGCCGTCTCAGATCTCTGTGAATCACTCTCCAAGCTCTCTGGTGTTCCTGCAGAGAAC ATGGTGGTGACAGACGTGTATAATCATCGGTTCCACAAAATTTTCCAAATGGATGAAGGTTTAAATCATATCATGCCAAAAGACGACATCTTTGT GTATGAAGTTTGCAAGACAAGAGAGGATGGCTCGGAGGATGTGACTCTCTGTGTTTACTTCCGGGAAAAGACAGTGAGGCAATCCAGCAACACTGCAGGCACTGTCCTCTTCGGTCAGCCACTCTTAGTATCTGTGCCCAAACACAAACTCACTGTGGAGCACTTGTACAGTGTGGTTTTGGAGCAGATCAG CCGCTACGTGAAACTCCCTTTGGTAGAAGAATCCTCTACACCCTGCCAAGACAAAGGAACCTGCAATGGCTCCAATGGTATGGTTGAAG ctttctctgctcttgctgTTGACTGGGATTCCGATACGCGGAGGCTACTTTTCGATGTACAGGAGGCACAG GCATTTGAAAAACATGGAAGTATGTTGCAACCCCAGAAGAAGAAGGCTGTGGTAGCCCTGAGAGACTGCATAGAGCTCTTCACAACTATGGAAACACTTGGAGAACATGACCCGTG GTACTGCCCTAACTGTAAGAAACATCAACAGGCCACAAAGAAGTTTGACTTGTGGTCTTTGCCCCGGATTTTGGTTGTGCATTTAAAGCGTTTCTCATACAGCAGATACTGGAGGGATAAGCTTGACACTGTTGTGGAATTCCCTATCAG GGGTTTAAATATGTCTGAGTTTGTctgtgacccaagggcaggctCATATGTGTATGACCTCATCGCGGTTTCCAATCACTATGGAGCCATGGGAGTAGGCCACT ACACTGCCTATGCAAAGAACAAAGTCAATGACAAGTGGTACCACTTTGATGACAGCAGTGTGTCGGTGGCTTCAGAAGACCAAATAGTG GTTGACCAGAACAGAAGAAAGCACATGAGACTTTGCAGCAGTGGAGAGCCTTTGTGCAGgcttggatatgagaagaaggTGAGTTGTCCCATGCTTTGTCATGGGCAAGTGGTGAGTATCACCCTCTTGCTTTTATGTTCTGAGAAAGTTTccaacaggaaaacaaatatgAAGAGGAGGGACAATCACCCCTTTCAGAACTGGAATCTCTTAGATACTTTGTCTGTCAGTTCTGAATTGCTAACATGGTGA
- the USP4 gene encoding ubiquitin carboxyl-terminal hydrolase 4 isoform X2: MFGAGDPSLFPGPIDNSGLFGDPETQSLKEHLIDELDYVLVPTEAWDKLVMWYGCIDGQQPIVRKVVEYGLFVKHYKVEVYLLELKLCESSDPDNLISCHFSKADTVATIEKEMRKLFNIPAEKETRLWNRYMSNTYEQLSKLDSTVQDAGLYQGQVVLIEVKNEDGTWPGQHFLAKSSTATSRNFTTSSKSSASSYSSVSATSVITNGDSSNSYGLNSSHLGRGGSGFVCNSYNSRDSPSLSQPGLCGLSNLGNTCFMNSALQCLSNTPPLTDYFLEDKYEAEINQNNPLGMRGEIAEAYAELIKQMWSGRQSYVAPRMFKTQVGRFAPQFSGYQQQDSQELLAFLLDGLHEDLNRVKKKPYLELKDANGRPDSEVAKEAWENHRLRNDSIIVDIFHGLFKSTLVCPKCSKVSVTFDPFCYLTLPLPLRRDRLMEVTLIYADPQRRPVQYRVVVPMMGAVSDLCESLSKLSGVPAENMVVTDVYNHRFHKIFQMDEGLNHIMPKDDIFVYEVCKTREDGSEDVTLCVYFREKTVRQSSNTAGTVLFGQPLLVSVPKHKLTVEHLYSVVLEQISRYVKLPLVEESSTPCQDKGTCNGSNGMVEGDIEEMDHQDGGQEVREKLAEVDPCHSEGCMQIESVRDLQPCKKQHFTFSLVNSSGTSEISSIVEGKILKLNAFSALAVDWDSDTRRLLFDVQEAQAFEKHGSMLQPQKKKAVVALRDCIELFTTMETLGEHDPWYCPNCKKHQQATKKFDLWSLPRILVVHLKRFSYSRYWRDKLDTVVEFPIRGLNMSEFVCDPRAGSYVYDLIAVSNHYGAMGVGHYTAYAKNKVNDKWYHFDDSSVSVASEDQIVVDQNRRKHMRLCSSGEPLCRLGYEKKVSCPMLCHGQVVSITLLLLCSEKVSNRKTNMKRRDNHPFQNWNLLDTLSVSSELLTW; this comes from the exons GTAGTGGAATATGGTCTGTTTGTGAAGCACTATAAAGTTGAAGTTTATCTTCTTGAGCTGAAGCTGTGTGAGAGCAGTGATCCTGACAATTTAATTAGCTGCCACTTCAGCAAAGCAGATACTGTTG CTACCATTgagaaagaaatgaggaaaCTATTTAATATCCCAGCTGAGAAGGAAActaggttatggaacaggtatATGAGTAACACTTACGAGCAGCTCAGCAAGCTGGATAGCACAGTGCAAGATGCAGGGCTATATCAGGGTCAG GTTGTTCTCATAGAAGTGAAAAATGAAGATGGCACGTGGCCTGGACAGCATTTTCTGGCAAA aTCAAGTACTGCAACTAGCAGAAACTTTACTACCTCTTCAAAATCATCAGCAAGTTCTTATTCTTCAGTGTCTGCCACTTCTGTCATTACTAACGGTGATAGCAGTAACTCCTATGGACTGAACAGCTCCCACCTGGGCAGGGG AGGATCGGGGTTTGTCTGTAACTCTTACAACAGCAGGGACAGTCCTTCCTTGTCACAGCCTGGTCTCTGTGGACTCAGTAATCTTGGAAATACCTGCTTCATGAATTCTGCATTACAG TGTCTGAGCAATACCCCTCCGCTGACAGACTATTTCCTGGAAGATAAATATGAAGCTGAAATAAATCAGAACAATCCACTGGGGATGAGAGGAGAAATTGCAGAAGCCTATGCAGAGCTCATTAAACAGATGTGGTCTGGGAGACAGTCTTATGTGGCCCCACGTATGTTTAAA ACTCAAGTTGGCCGATTTGCTCCTCAGTTTTCAGGATACCAGCAGCAGGATTCGCAGGAGCTCTTGGCTTTTCTTCTAGATGGCTTGCATGAGGATTTGAACAGAGTGAAAAAGAAGCCCTACTTGGAGCTGAAGGATGCCAATGGCAGGCCTGATTCG gAGGTGGCAAAAGAGGCCTGGGAGAATCATAGGCTGAGAAATGATTCTATCATTGTGGATATTTTTCATGGTCTTTTCAAATCTACACTTGTTTGTCCTAAATGCTCCAAAGTATCTGTGACCTTTGATCCCTTCTGTTACTTAACCCTTCCACTGCCCTTGAGGAGGGATCGTCTTATGGAAGTTACTCTGATATATGCAGACCCACAGCGCAGACCTGTCCAG TACCGAGTTGTGGTGCCGATGATGGGGGCCGTCTCAGATCTCTGTGAATCACTCTCCAAGCTCTCTGGTGTTCCTGCAGAGAAC ATGGTGGTGACAGACGTGTATAATCATCGGTTCCACAAAATTTTCCAAATGGATGAAGGTTTAAATCATATCATGCCAAAAGACGACATCTTTGT GTATGAAGTTTGCAAGACAAGAGAGGATGGCTCGGAGGATGTGACTCTCTGTGTTTACTTCCGGGAAAAGACAGTGAGGCAATCCAGCAACACTGCAGGCACTGTCCTCTTCGGTCAGCCACTCTTAGTATCTGTGCCCAAACACAAACTCACTGTGGAGCACTTGTACAGTGTGGTTTTGGAGCAGATCAG CCGCTACGTGAAACTCCCTTTGGTAGAAGAATCCTCTACACCCTGCCAAGACAAAGGAACCTGCAATGGCTCCAATGGTATGGTTGAAG GTGACATTGAAGAGATGGACCATCAGGATGGTGGACAGGAAGTCAGGGAAAAGCTGGCAGAAGTTGATCCCTGCCACTCTGAGGGTTGTATGCAGATCGAGTCAGTAAGAGACTTGCAGCCTTGCAAGAAGCAGCATTTTACCTTTAGCCTTGTGAATTCCTCTGGGACTTCTGAGATAAGCTCCATTGTAGAAGGAAAAATCCTAAAACTGAATG ctttctctgctcttgctgTTGACTGGGATTCCGATACGCGGAGGCTACTTTTCGATGTACAGGAGGCACAG GCATTTGAAAAACATGGAAGTATGTTGCAACCCCAGAAGAAGAAGGCTGTGGTAGCCCTGAGAGACTGCATAGAGCTCTTCACAACTATGGAAACACTTGGAGAACATGACCCGTG GTACTGCCCTAACTGTAAGAAACATCAACAGGCCACAAAGAAGTTTGACTTGTGGTCTTTGCCCCGGATTTTGGTTGTGCATTTAAAGCGTTTCTCATACAGCAGATACTGGAGGGATAAGCTTGACACTGTTGTGGAATTCCCTATCAG GGGTTTAAATATGTCTGAGTTTGTctgtgacccaagggcaggctCATATGTGTATGACCTCATCGCGGTTTCCAATCACTATGGAGCCATGGGAGTAGGCCACT ACACTGCCTATGCAAAGAACAAAGTCAATGACAAGTGGTACCACTTTGATGACAGCAGTGTGTCGGTGGCTTCAGAAGACCAAATAGTG GTTGACCAGAACAGAAGAAAGCACATGAGACTTTGCAGCAGTGGAGAGCCTTTGTGCAGgcttggatatgagaagaaggTGAGTTGTCCCATGCTTTGTCATGGGCAAGTGGTGAGTATCACCCTCTTGCTTTTATGTTCTGAGAAAGTTTccaacaggaaaacaaatatgAAGAGGAGGGACAATCACCCCTTTCAGAACTGGAATCTCTTAGATACTTTGTCTGTCAGTTCTGAATTGCTAACATGGTGA